Proteins from a genomic interval of Chloroflexi bacterium ADurb.Bin180:
- a CDS encoding DRTGG domain protein, producing MKLAEVLSVLEGKLITCEADLGEEVKMACGADLMSDVLAFTHAGTLLMTGLTNPQVVRTAEMAGIVAIVFVRGKLPPPETIALAEEKHIPLLASRYTMYESCGRLYATGLPSCGLFKLTADAWSKADADCTEQREISQDL from the coding sequence ATGAAACTAGCAGAGGTGCTGTCCGTCCTTGAAGGCAAGCTGATCACCTGCGAGGCCGACCTGGGCGAGGAAGTGAAGATGGCCTGCGGTGCTGATCTCATGAGTGACGTACTGGCCTTTACGCACGCAGGCACCCTGCTCATGACCGGTCTCACCAACCCGCAGGTGGTTCGCACCGCTGAGATGGCCGGCATCGTGGCCATCGTGTTCGTGAGGGGCAAGCTGCCTCCCCCGGAAACCATCGCGCTGGCTGAAGAAAAGCACATTCCACTGCTGGCTTCTCGATACACCATGTACGAGTCTTGTGGCCGCCTTTATGCCACGGGACTGCCGAGCTGCGGCCTCTTCAAGCTCACGGCGGATGCCTGGTCAAAGGCCGATGCCGACTGCACCGAACAACGCGAAATCTCTCAGGACCTCTAG